A window of Conger conger chromosome 13, fConCon1.1, whole genome shotgun sequence contains these coding sequences:
- the si:dkey-202l22.3 gene encoding 7 transmembrane receptor domain-containing protein, whose product MDPLLEQVLGRVNSTPGGLPLNHSDPLNMFPGMQLLLSFKPVFVPLYCLLVAVACVGNASLLACILADKKLYNATNFFIGNLAAGDLLMCLSCVPLTASYAFDPRGWSFGRPLCYLVPLLQAATVFASALSLTAIAADRYVVVAHPVRRRISLRCCSGVALGVWGLALALAAPPSLNTRYLDLRPSGLELVVCEEFWPGTGRVRMLYSCFMLLASYMVPLLSVSVSYCAITAHLRQRCLPGAATRSQQSWNKKRRKTFSLLVASVLAFALCWLPLQVLNLLLDLDGEFRIVGKRYVNVLQVCCHLVAMSSACYNPFIYASLHSKLRLHLRGCLQPRRRPRQPGGLVSRHASRHNATCLSLVSEPPGKEGRDASQTRVDNFL is encoded by the coding sequence ATGGATCCACTTCTGGAACAGGTGCTGGGTCGTGTTAACAGCACCCCAGGCGGGCTTCCCCTAAACCACAGCGACCCCCTGAACATGTTCCCCGGCATGCAGCTGCTGCTGAGCTTCAAACCGGTCTTCGTGCCTCTCTACTGCCTCCTGGTGGCCGTGGCCTGCGTGGGCAACGCCTCCCTGCTGGCCTGCATCCTGGCGGACAAGAAGCTGTACAACGCCACCAACTTCTTCATCGGCAACCTGGCGGCCGGGGACCTGCTGATGTGCCTGAGCTGCGTGCCGCTGACGGCGTCCTACGCCTTCGACCCGCGCGGCTGGTCCTTCGGCCGGCCGCTGTGCTACCTGGTGCCCCTGCTGCAGGCGGCCACCGTGTTCGCCTCGGCCCTGTCGCTGACCGCCATCGCCGCCGACCGCTACGTGGTGGTGGCCCACCCCGTCCGCCGGCGCATCTCCCTGCGCTGCTGCTCGGGCGTGGCCCTGGGCGTGTGGGGCCTGGCGCTGGCCCTGGCCGCCCCGCCCTCCCTCAACACCCGCTACCTGGACCTGCGGCCCAGCGGGCTGGAGCTGGTGGTGTGCGAGGAGTTCTGGCCCGGCACGGGCCGCGTGCGGATGCTGTACTCCTGCTTCATGCTGCTGGCCTCCTACATGGTGCCGCTGCTGTCGGTCAGCGTGTCGTACTGCGCCATCACGGCCCACCTGCGGCAGCGCTGCCTGCCCGGGGCGGCCACCCGCAGCCAGCAGAGCTGGAACAAGAAGCGCCGCAAGACCTTCTCCCTGCTGGTGGCCTCGGTGCTCGCCttcgccctctgctggctgccGCTGCAGGTGCTCAACCTCCTGCTGGACCTGGACGGCGAGTTCCGCATCGTGGGCAAGCGCTACGTCAACGTGCTGCAGGtgtgctgccacctggtggccaTGAGCTCCGCCTGCTACAACCCCTTCATCTACGCCTCGCTGCACAGCAAGCTGCGGCTGCACCTGCGCGGGTGCCTGCAGCCCCGCCGTCGCCCCCGGCAACCCGGCGGCCTGGTCTCGCGGCACGCCTCCCGCCACAACGCCACCTGCCTCAGCCTGGTGTCCGAGCCGCCGGGGAAGGAGGGCCGCGACGCGTCCCAGACCCGCGTCGACAACTTCCTCTGA
- the si:dkey-202l22.6 gene encoding interferon-induced very large GTPase 1 codes for MSLKRLTLSRKSRTLSVEEQAQEDVLHQLGLEGNRANPMDPAVMLEFHTWNMEDPPASAPTDLPRTFLHRLWLLSPQARSPICHAQADPFAEGSKEGGHPGLADDAQCAVNPLDLVTAVYLSANSFLRQEMTVRMAQRGFAVPLLLPPSGRGGQVTFLLWPLRAVVRMWKPDSQAEPGSFITEDMTSANIPLLSFVRLGRCSISKSHIANHILGGFQGPASCFLHRGMDGGRMPRRLSEGLVEMSWYLPSGDHDLDIFHEPVMVANFRGDAATSAGTDNAQLCFLCHHSVAIFVFCDSLGAKEHLQLASIRKSGSRIFLIMCSQQEIEMVQWQKDLALDKLAEDLELPKGAVFSYSRLGGEEELALTLSETLGRLLRDCSLQPVTLAKAAATAHELGITIDEGEDCKMALTQVNEVVKWIEERGACWYRKEQLPLQGPLWKRLVQLEKEECRLKDTERSAQRLQEIQTEKESLCPEKIEYSMTAVMRSLIAALSSQDKRKRAFFLRWMRLRLNEIVRQSQQITETQEQNQPITENQEQSQPITEKQEQSQAITEKQDAITAEGMDETSDDMRLHYSTFRGFYILVPEKTEKKIPPPEIKQPGTPVGLEHFTREMGLVFEMFISSLGGGSDGLQCFPTVAIDLLLYGLPFELLNGDASTMSPQWMGSVLSALHRRLPPGSQVRVLTILGLHTSSNAAVISALLGATFPVDSIQNTRGAFMLLLAVPENLRKDLACNFLLLINTEGLKCPGTVQEEDSGMNDSELATFAMGLSDVTLLNLPPTGEEEMRDTLQIAVNAMLRVKEAGRMPFFQAVAQSNGEDTKLLLQLLSRVTQILATGDKSLAISSFENLQEYEVSSSQQCLQGPWQSSHPMAPVRPGYSNAVLDHKQSLLAALRTCAANTPSITLLDFRERVTSFWETVVFDKFAFELKNTQVGEAYLDLCREFFSWEQAFIGYMESWVEVAVQLILTFEERTLVNGDSNGHQSLEDVLSRVKKQAVKEVEAEATKLFSNLEEYFKKGKGHVSLIEKYRGNFTKSVGILKEHMACEAIYKLESAQREHDIVTRTKHFQTELEAALEVQLGSILQRNKISEPIPEEKQLLEEFDQVWNMTISKLDLTPLKKWNVTGQVLQHLRENLSTCGISKHLEKLEEFSSYEASDFIVDEEHFGYRSRMKQMFTDERRMQAQALANRVIERCRLYVMRKKSLKRDYLDSYTKGLLKIVDQALETKQFDVRSRFEVELKVHVCASAARSFQEMHENFVSERNPLTQIEETREHHFWKFVYNFHKRDQCRKAARAFTTLCLKPAVLDYIYGALGKLVEEQMRSGDDGLYYHSPQTFHFYLLWVLLQEDSFESYLEYLLSSESYIRGRIQDHIEEYLSGTGILQESMYKHLELISEKMLTAVKQIVAYRNESWGNVRLLLERVCDDLEGPGDVAIPRDALQGPLFQISTPGDRFMECLEESLAEMLQSLDEEFRQNGGCSTENIASKLQALPVQPLDGLYIRVRGCEERCPFCKAPCEVWEEDHTVHHALLHRPKGLVSYTCATSDSLSHTICPSEIVGDNQFCNRDTDGQYLPFRDYQLVYPNWNIPEEVSGSRELSVYWKYVLARYNSKFAREYQCQPAQLPEEWFSITQEEAIENLQETFTVA; via the exons ATGTCTCTGAAGCGCTTAACACTGAGCCGCAAAAGCAGGACGT TGTCTGTTGAGGAGCAGGCCCAGGAGGATGTACTGCACCAGCTGGGCCTGGAGGGCAACCGGGCCAACCCCATGGACCCGGCGGTCATGTTGGAGTTCCACACCTGGAACATGGAGGACCCACCTGCGTCGGCCCCGACCGACCTGCCCCGCACGTTCCTGCACCGCCTGTGGCTGTTGAGCCCCCAGGCCCGGAGCCCCATCTGCCACGCCCAGGCGGACCCTTTCGCTGAGGGATCAAAGGAAGGGGGTCACCCAGGGCTGGCGGACGACGCTCAATGTGCCGTCAACCCCCTGGATTTGGTAACCGCCGTCTACCTGTCCGCCAACAGCTTCCTGCGCCAGGAGATGACAGTTCGGATGGCACAGCGCGGTTTTGCCGTGCCTTTACTGCTGCCCCCTAGTGGGCGTGGTGGGCAGGTCACCTTCCTCTTGTGGCCTCTGCGGGCAGTGGTGCGGATGTGGAAGCCAGACTCACAAGCAGAACCTGGCAGTTTCATTACTGAGGATATGACTAGCGCTAATATTCCTTTGCTGTCGTTTGTCAGGTTGGGTCGTTGCAGCATCTCTAAGTCCCACATTGCGAACCACATCCTTGGTGGCTTCCAGGGGCCCGCTAGCTGTTTTCTGCACAGGGGCATGGATGGAGGCCGGATGCCCAGAAGGCTCTCAGAAGGCCTGGTGGAAATGAGTTGGTACCTGCCTTCTGGTGACCATGACCTGGATATTTTTCATGAGCCTGTGATGGTGGCTAACTTCCGTGGAGACGCGGCCACAAGTGCCGGCACTGACAACGCACAGCTCTGCTTCCTGTGTCACCACTCCGTGGCCATCTTTGTGTTCTGTGACTCCCTGGGGGCGAAGGAGCACCTCCAGCTGGCCTCCATCAGGAAGAGTGGCAGTCGGATCTTCCTCATCATGTGTTCACAACAGGAAATAGAAATGGTACAATGGCAAAAAGATCTGGCACTTGATAAGTTGGCTGAGGACCTGGAGCTTCCTAAGGGGGCAGTGTTCTCCTACAGCAGGCTTGGTGGCGAAGAAGAGCTTGCACTGACGCTGAGTGAGACTCTGGGCCGGCTGCTGCGAGACTGTAGTCTGCAACCGGTTACCCTGGCCAAAGCAGCCGCCACCGCCCACGAGCTGGGCATCACCATTGACGAAGGAGAGGACTGTAAAATGGCACTGACTCAGGTGAACGAGGTGGTGAAATGGATTGAGGAGCGAGGAGCCTGCTGGTACAGGAAGGAGCAGCTTCCTCTGCAAGGTCCGCTGTGGAAAAGGCTGGTTCAGTTGGAAAAGGAGGAGTGCCGGCTAAAGGATACTGAAAGATCAGCTCAAAGGCTGCAGGAGATACAAACGGAGAAGGAAAGCCTCTGCCCAGAGAAAATAGAGTACTCAATGACTGCAGTCATGAGGAGCTTGATTGCAGCCCTGTCCTCACAAGATAAGAGGAAAAGAGCCTTCTTCCTGAGGTGGATGAGGCTGAGGCTAAATGAAATAGTACGTCAGAGCCAGCAAATCACAGAGACGCAGGAGCagaaccagccaatcacagagaacCAGGAGCagagccagccaatcacagagaagCAGGAGCAGAGCCAGGCAATCACAGAGAAGCAGGACGCCATCACTGCTGAGGGAATGGATGAGACCTCAGACGACatgagattacattacagtacattcagaGGCTTTTATATCCTTGTACCAGaaaagactgaaaaaaaaattcccccCCCGGAGATTAAGCAACCAGGAACCCCTGTGGGGCTAGAGCATTTCACTCGTGAGATGGGTCTGGTCTTTGAGATGTTCATCTCCAGTCTTGGCGGTGGGTCTGATGGTCTACAGTGCTTCCCAACTGTAGCGATAGACCTGCTCCTGTATGGCCTTCCTTTTGAGCTGCTGAATGGGGATGCTTCCACTATGTCCCCCCAGTGGATGGGCAGTGTGCTGTCTGCACTACACAGACGGCTGCCACCCGGCAGCCAGGTGAGGGTGCTGACGATACTGGGTCTTCATACATCCAGTAATGCTGCAGTGATCTCTGCTCTACTCGGAGCGACTTTCCCTGTTGACAGCATCCAAAACACCAGGGGAGCTTTCATGCTCCTACTTGCCGTGCCAGAGAACTTGAGAAAAGACCTAGCATGCAACTTCCTGCTACTGATCAACACAGAGGGGCTGAAGTGCCCAGGCACAGTTCAGGAGGAGGACTCAGGAATGAATGACAGTGAGCTGGCTACATTTGCCATGGGGCTGAGTGATGTGACGCTGCTCAATCTTCCACCAACAGGTGAGGAGGAGATGCGGGACACCCTGCAGATTGCAGTGAATGCCATGTTGCGTGTGAAGGAGGCAGGACGGATGCCCTTTTTCCAGGCTGTGGCTCAAAGCAATGGTGAGGACACCAAGCTCCTACTTCAACTACTGAGTCGAGTCACTCAGATCTTGGCTACAGGAGACAAGAGCCTGGCTATTTCCAGCTTTGAAAATCTCCAGGAATATGAGGTCTCCAGCAGCCAGCAGTGTTTGCAGGGGCCTTGGCAAAGCAGCCATCCCATGGCACCTGTCCGCCCTGGGTACAGTAATGCTGTGCTAGATCATAAACAGAGTCTGCTTGCCGCACTGCGTACATGTGCTGCCAATACCCCTTCAATAACCCTCCTGGACTTCAGGGAGCGTGTGACAAGTTTTTGGGAGACAGTGGTATTTGACAAATTCGCGTTTGAACTGAAGAACACGCAGGTGGGTGAAGCCTACTTGGATCTATGCCGAGAATTCTTCAGCTGGGAGCAGGCCTTCATTGGCTATATGGAGTCTTGGGTTGAGGTGGCGGTTCAGCTCATTCTCACATTTGAGGAGAGAACTCTGGTGAATGGGGATTCCAATGGACATCAAAGTTTGGAAGACGTGCTCAGCAGAGTGAAGAAGCAGGCGGTGAAGGAGGTGGAGGCTGAAGCCACCAAACTCTTTTCGAACCTGGAGGAATACTTCAAGAAAGGTAAAGGGCATGTATCCTTGATAGAAAAGTACAGAGGTAACTTCACCAAAAGTGTGGGCATACTTAAGGAACACATGGCTTGTGAGGCCATTTACAAGCTAGAGTCTGCTCAGAGGGAGCATGACATAGTAACAAGAACAAAACACTTCCAGACTGAACTAGAGGCAGCACTGGAGGTACAGCTGGGGTCTATCCTGCAGCGCAACAAGATTAGCGAGCCCATTCCCGAGGAAAAGCAGCTGCTTGAAGAGTTTGACCAAGTTTGGAATATGACTATATCCAAGCTGGACCTCACACCCCTGAAGAAATGGAATGTCACTGGTCAGGTCCTCCAGCATCTGAGGGAGAACCTTTCCACCTGCGGCATCAGCAAGCATCTGGAAAAACTAGAGGAGTTTTCTAGTTATGAGGCCTCCGACTTCATAGTTGATGAAGAGCACTTTGGCTATCGAAGCAGGATGAAGCAAATGTTCACAGATGAGCGCAGAATGCAGGCTCAAGCATTAGCAAACAGGGTGATAGAGAGGTGCAGATTGTACGTCATGAGAAAAAAGTCCCTCAAGAGAGATTACCTTGACAGCTACACGAAAGGGTTGTTGAAAATAGTGGACCAGGCCTTGGAGACAAAGCAGTTTGATGTTAGGTCAAGGTTTGAGGTAGAGCTGAAGGTACATGTCTGTGCAAGTGCAGCTCGCTCATTCCAGGAAATGCATGAAAACTTTGTCAGTGAGAGAAACCCCCTAACACAAATTGAAGAGACTCGGGAGCATCACTTCTGGAAATTTGTCTACAACTTCCACAAAAGGGACCAGTGCCGGAAGGCTGCCAGAGCTTTTACCACCCTTTGCCTCAAGCCAGCCGTGCTGGACTACATCTATGGCGCACTGGGGAAGTTGGTCGAGGAGCAAATGCGTAGTGGCGATGACGGTCTGTATTACCACTCTCCACAAACATTCCACTTCTACCTCCTATGGGTACTGTTGCAGGAGGACAGTTTTGAGAGCTACCTGGAGTACCTGCTGTCCAGTGAGAGCTACATCCGGGGGAGGATTCAGGACCACATAGAGGAGTACCTCTCTGGGACAGGGATACTGCAGGAGTCGATGTATAAGCACCTGGAGCTGATTTCCGAGAAGATGCTGACAGCCGTGAAGCAGATTGTAGCCTACAGGAATGAGTCATGGGGGAACGTAAGGCTGCTGCTGGAGAGGGTGTGCGATGACCTGGAAGGCCCTGGGGATGTAGCCATTCCCCGGGATGCCCTGCAGGGACCCCTCTTCCAGATTTCCACGCCAGGGGACAGGTTCATGGAGTGCCTGGAGGAGTCGCTGGCCGAGATGCTGCAGTCTCTCGATGAGGAGTTCAGGCAAAATGGAGGCTGCAGTACAGAGAATATCGCTAGCAAGCTGCAGGCCCTTCCAGTCCAGCCACTGGATGGTCTCTACAtcagggtgagagggtgtgaggaGCGCTGCCCTTTCTGCAAAGCCCCGTGTGAGGTATGGGAAGAGGATCACACAGTGCACCATGCCCTGCTGCACCGGCCCAAGGGCTTGGTCTCCTACACCTGCGCCACCTCCGACTCCCTGTCCCACACCATATGCCCCTCTGAAATTGTCGGGGACAATCAGTTTTGCAACAGAGATACGGATGGGCAGTACCTCCCCTTCAGGGACTACCAATTGGTATATCCCAACTGGAACATCCCAGAGGAGGTCTCCGGGAGCCGGGAGCTAAGTGTCTACTGGAAGTATGTGTTGGCGAGATACAACAGTAAGTTTGCCCGGGAGTACCAGTGTCAACCAGCTCAGCTGCCTGAGGAATGGTTCAGCATCACCCAGGAGGAAGCCATTGAGAACCTTCAAGAGACATTCACCGTAGCGTGA